One genomic window of Myxocyprinus asiaticus isolate MX2 ecotype Aquarium Trade chromosome 5, UBuf_Myxa_2, whole genome shotgun sequence includes the following:
- the ndufa13 gene encoding NADH dehydrogenase [ubiquinone] 1 alpha subcomplex subunit 13, whose amino-acid sequence MAASKVKQDMPPTGGYGPVDYRRNLPRRGLSGYSMFGIGIGIMLFGYWRLFKWNRERRRLHIEDLEARIALLPLLQAEQDRRTLRMLRENLEEEAVIMKDVPGWKVGENMFHTDRWVTPLTEELFNLRPREELLHKKFGFLWYV is encoded by the exons ATGGCGGCGTCCAAGGTGAAGCAGGACATGCCTCCGACCGGAGGATACGGGCCCGTCGATTACCGGAGAAACCTGCCGCGACGAGGACTGTCCG GTTACAGTATGTTCGGGATCGGAATCGGGATCATGTTGTTTGGATACTGGCGGCTGTTTAAATGGAACCGAGAGCGCCG GCGTCTGCACATCGAGGATTTAGAGGCACGAATCGCATTACTGCCACTGCTGCAGGCGGAACAGGACCGCAG AACGTTACGGATGCTGCGTGAGAATCTGGAGGAGGAGGCCGTCATTATGAAGGACGTTCCTGGCTGGAAG gTGGGTGAGAACATGTTCCACACAGATCGTTGGGTGACACCCCTCACAGAGGAGCTCTTTAACCTTCGACCCCGTGAGGAGTTGCTCCATAAGAAGTTTGGTTTCCTGTGGTACGTGTGA